TTCTGGATGCTATGATCTCTCAGACGGATTCCGAATATCTTTTTGATCTTATTCAGTATCAGAAAACCATTCAGCAACGAAATGCCTTACTAAAATATTTTGCTAAAAACAGAAACTGGGACAGGGATTCGCTGGATATTTATGATGAACCTATCACACGTTTTGGAACTAAAATATACAAGAAAAGAAAAGAATTTGTAGAGCAGCTTAACCCCATTGTTCAGAATTTTTATCAGATTATTTCGGGGGGCAAAGAGACTGTAGCTGTTATTTATGAATCTCATTTGTTTGAAAATACATTTGCGGAACTTTTAAGAGAAAGCATTGAAAAAGACCGTATGCTTACTTATACCTCCAAAGGAATTCATAAAGATGATCTACTTTTTGAGATGGATCATGTTCTGATCAAAAAAATAGGTTCACAGGGACAGCAGAAATCCTTTCTTATTTCTTTAAAACTGGCTCAGATGAGCCTTGTAAAAGAGCTTACCAAAAAAACTCCTATTCTTTTATTAGATGATATTTTTGATAAACTTGATGACACCCGCGTATCACAGCTGATCGAACTGGTGAACAAGGAAAGTTTCGGGCAGATATTCATTACAGATACGCATAGAGAACGTACAGAAAGTGTGGTAAAGAAAATCAATGAAGAAAGTATTATTTTTGAGATATGAATTGGATACAAGCTTCGGAAAACGACATTAAAACATTAATTTTAAGACACTTAATTTCTAATTCATGGAATAAATGGGATATCAGACTAACATAGTGAGGTAAAATCAATTTATATAAAAATTGGGTATAAGAAAATTGGAATATAAATAAATAATTTACATTTTTGCACTCCTTTTCAAATCACACAAAACCCAGAACCCACGCAACACAATTATGAAGAAGAAAAAACGTGAATATCAATCCTCCGAACTGGTAAAGTCTTTTGCCAGAATCCACGGATTTGAGGATAAGCTTGTTGCCTTTGAAATCAAAGACTTCCTTGAAGATTATCTGGATGAGAGTTTATTTAACGAAATCAGAAGTGTCAATCTTGAAAAGGGATGTATTATTATTAAAATTAACTCTCCATTACTGAAACATGACTTTACAATGCGTAAGAGTTTCTATCTGAAGAAGTTTCAGGATAAGTTTGGAGATGATAAATTCCGCGACATTCAAATATTATAGAGTTCTCTCTGTTTATCTATGTTACAAATGATTATTTATGAAAAAAAAACACATTATATCCAGTAAAAGTGATATATTTAAGACTCATAAAATAAACTATTTTTAACATGAAAAAAGTACTTACATCAAAAAAATTATCGAGAAAAAACATGAAGGCAATACAAGGTGCGGGACAGATGGTATGCTGTCTTGTGAGCTGTGGGGACCCTGGCCAATGTATCTTTTGGGAACAATTACCTGCAGAATGCCCGGAATTTCCTTATTGCATGTAAAAGATTATAAGCAGCCGGGTTCAAATAAAATGATATTTTAAATTATCTATAGCTGTCTTTGAAAAATAAAAAATGCTCCCGAAAGGAGCATTTTTGCTTCTATATGATAAGGAACACTCTTAATGCTCTTCAGATTTATTAGACATTCTGCTGCTCATCAGATCATCCGCTTTTTTATCCAGTCCGGAACTTAGCGGTATGAAGAACTTCAAAGGGTGTTTTATAAAATACCTGAAAATCTCTTTATAGATTTCACTTACCTGCCCGAAATTCATTTTTCTAGATCTGAATGCCAGAAACATTGACAGACTGAAACTAATCAGGAAGTTAAAGAATCCAATCAGAAATACAGTTACAAAGGAGATCCAGAAAGTATAGGAATCTACTGAAAAGTCTTTTCCGTAAAGCCCCAATGCAAAGTTTCCTGCGGCAAAAGTAATGTGTCTGATATCGAGATCAAGCCCAAAGAACATTCCTACCGGAGCGGTAGCCCCCAGAAAAACTCCAAACCAGAAATTGGAAACGATTCCCGGCCAGTTTTTAGCATAATATTTTGATAATCCTTTGGCAAACTTTTTTCCAAAGAAATTTCTGATCGAAAGGTTTTTGGCAATTCTTTCCGGAATCTGGTAGAACACGGAATTATTCCCGATGTTTCCGGAAATAATCCCGGAAATAAACAGATAGAAACCAGCGATACTGGCATGCAAAATAGCTTTGGATTTAAAAGGGTCAAGATCTTTTAATAATTTATCAGACCGCTCAACGGCCAGGTTCTGAGAGAAAAACACATCCAGTCCATAGATAATAGCAAGTGCGATGGGAAAGGCAAGCAATACATTTCCCACAAATGCAATAAACTGACTTCTGAATAATTTTGATACCAGATGGGCAAATTCAGTATTGTTTCTTTGGCCATTTCCTTCTTCAGAAAGCACCTTAGTCATGGTAGCAGCCGTCATTGCCGGCTGTTTTGTGGCCAATGTGAATCCCATAAGGTAAATCATGACAAATCCCATTGCATAGTTCATTGAGTACAAAAATGCGTGTGAAAAGTCACTTCCCGGAATATATCCGTACAGCATTTTCAGTACGCAGAGTGCCCCTACAATAATCCCACCACCACTTGCTTTGTAAAACATAGTCATATATTCCTTTCTGGTGGAGGTAATATAATGGGTGCCAGCTTCTGCGGTATGATTGGTAATAAGATGAGAAATCAGCCTCGTACTATCGTTGATAAGGTCTGCAATATTATTTTTATGAGATTTATAATTCAGAATATTAAAGACCAACTGCTTGGATTTAACAAGAACATCTTCATCATTATCAATGACCAGGAGCTGTACAATATCAAAAATTCTTTCAGTCTGCTGGCGGATCTTCAGCAACGATTGGTTAATCTTTCCTGAAATACCATATTTAGCTGAGTTTTTAAAAGCAATATTAACAAACTCAAGGCACTGCTCCGTATAGATTTTAATCTGTTTATAACGGCTGTCTTTGGAATGCAGCTGTACATCAGGATCTTTTACAAGGTCATCAGCTAATGTTTCCAGCTCATTTTGCAACGCCAGAAAAGGATTATCAAGATTCCTGTATTGGGGAGCCATTCTCACAACTTCCACTTCCATTGCCATGCCCGTAACCCTCCAGGAAAGGATATTCATAGAGAAAATAAGCTCCTTTTTCACATTGGGTCTGATAATAAAATCTGAGGCACCCAGGATATTCAGAAACTCATTTATTTCATTCTCCGGAAGATTATGTAAATATTTTAAATCCTTCTTTGGCCTCATGCTGACATTATCAATCATGTACCATATCGTCTTCTCATTCTCTACAGGAGGAAGAACTTTGTTCAGGATTCTCTTTTTAAGTTCCGGAAAGAAGGCATTTTCCGAAAGAATATTAGCTTCCGTTAAAGAAAGATTAAAAGGTCTTCCTTTAAAAATATTGTGAATATAATGCTTAAAGTTTTCAGCAAAATTCGGATTACTTCTGAGAAAATTGAGTACATCTGTAAAGTCTGCCTTTTTGATGCTTTCTAAAAACTCGGCAAACGGTTCTAAAGAAAGAGTTTCGTTCTTAAAAGAAAAGTATTTTTTAAGAACTGACTCAAAATTTGTGCTGGAATTAAAGAATTTCATTAGTACAAAGATACTATTTCAAACTCACATTCCTCATCTGTCTCATAATCCAATTGTGCTTCTTTCTCAGATAAGGGGAAGGATTTTTGGGATCATACTTCTTAGGATTGGGCAATACAGCGGCAATCCAGGCTGCATCTGAAGCACTTAGCTCTTTAGATGATTTTCCAAAATAATATTGGGCTGCCGCTTCTACACCAAATACGCCCTGCCCCATTTCAATGGAATTCAAGTATCTTTCAAGGATAACATCTTTACCCCATACTTTTTCGATAATAAAGGTATAGACCGCTTCCAATCCTTTTCTTACCCAGCTTCTTCCCTGCCATAGAAAGACATTCTTTGCAGTTTGCTGTGAAATGGTGCTTCCTCCTCTGACTTTTTTTCCTTTCTCATTATATTTCATGGCTTTTTCAATGGCTGTATAATCGAAACCGTCATGATCAAAGAACTTCTGATCTTCAGAGGCTATTACTGCTTTTTTCACATTATTTCCCATTTCATCGTAGGAAATATAATCTCTGTGCAGTTTTCCGTATTCAAAAAGCCCTCCTATCTGGGTAATGGTAATGGGTGGATTAAAAAATCTACCCCAGATAATAAAAACTACATTCAGAACAAGAATGATAAAGATAAGCTGTTTAATTTTTTTCCACATAACTTTATAAAAAGGAAAGGCAAAAATAAGCAAATAGTCCGAGTTACTGCAACTCTTTCATATAGGTAAGCTGATATTCCGGCAAAAGCTCAGGGTGAAAGATCTTTATGTAATCTTTAAGGATCAAATCAGCCCTTACCACTCCACTTTCAAAGAAGTCATTAGCTTTCAGTTTTTCTCTTCCTGCAATGGTATATATTTTCCCTTTATTGAAAACATCCAGCTTTCCATAGAAAGGGTTCATTCCCAGCATTTCTTTTTTAGAGGTATGGCTTCCGGCATTCACCCAGTACTGAACACCACCAGCTTTTGCATACACTTCTTCAAAACTCATTGTCAGTGCTTTTTCATCCTTATTGTCTTTCATGATGTAATTCGCATTGGCATCTGAAATATAATGGGCTACAGAGGTATTTCCTCCTGGAAGATACCAAACATCACCATACATTTCGTTAGCCAATACAACCGGTCTGTCTTTTGCGGTTGAAGCTAATTTTTTCAGATCATTATAATTTTTTTCAACTTCCTGATATTTAGCTTCAGATTCTTTTTCTTTCCCTAAAAATTCACCAAAAAGTTTTATGTAAGCCGTTTTTTCCATTGGCTTCTGCTCCATATACTCATCCAGGAATACGACCTGAATCCCGTTATTCTTCAACAGCTGGTAAGTATTCTCAAAGCTTGCAATATAATTGGTAAAGATAGCATCCGGTTTCATAGAAATTATTTTTTCTACATCATACTTCTGGTCACTTCCTACATTCTCAATTTTTCCTTCTTTCAGAAGATTCTGAATTTTATCCGAATACATATATTCCGGACTTGACACTCCTATGATCAGATTTTCGGCTCCAAGTTCAGAAATATATCCTGCCATACTTGCATTCAAAAGAATTATTTTTCTGAATGGCGTCTGATTTTTTTCGAAATTATAGGTGAAATTTCCCGATTTTAGCTCGAGAACTCCATCATGTTCCTTAAACTGGGTACGACTTGATATGTTAGTCCAATCTGAGGACGAAATTTTTGGTTCTCTTTTACAGGCAATTAGCAAAAATACCGTGAATAAAAGTAAAATTTTCTGTTTCATCTTCCAAAGAACGGAAAAAAGTGGTATATTTGCAACCGTTAAACAACAAGATAACACAAGGCCTCGTGGCGCAACTGAATAGCGCATCTGATTACGGCTCAGAAGGTTACAGGTTTGAATCCTGTCGAGGTCACAAACGACAATTTGCGCATATTTAGGACAATTTGCGCATATTTATTTTATATTACTAATAATCAAGCAGTTAACTTTAATCAAATTAAGGTTTTAATTACAAGACTCATTACAAAAAAATATTTCGACCAATACCAACACAAAACAATAACACGCTTAAAACCAATCAATTAAAATCGAAAACCGGTAGAGATTTGAAAATTTAGCATTCGATGACCTAACAGGAATCGAACACCAAAAATTTAGATAAAATCATAAATATATTTCTCTAAATTGTTTTCAATTGTTGCTCAAAAGCAAACAATGAAATTTCTTTTAGAAAATGGTTTATCTTCT
This genomic window from Chryseobacterium sp. MEBOG06 contains:
- the recF gene encoding DNA replication/repair protein RecF (All proteins in this family for which functions are known are DNA-binding proteins that assist the filamentation of RecA onto DNA for the initiation of recombination or recombinational repair.); this encodes MIIKKLSLYNFKNHSEKKFEFSPQINCFVGNNGVGKTNILDALHYLSVGKSFLGNTDINNIKSEEDFFSLDAEIQNEDSEDIIRITQPKEAKKVIKKNDKSYDRLADHIGYLPSVMISPYDSNLISDSGESRRKFLDAMISQTDSEYLFDLIQYQKTIQQRNALLKYFAKNRNWDRDSLDIYDEPITRFGTKIYKKRKEFVEQLNPIVQNFYQIISGGKETVAVIYESHLFENTFAELLRESIEKDRMLTYTSKGIHKDDLLFEMDHVLIKKIGSQGQQKSFLISLKLAQMSLVKELTKKTPILLLDDIFDKLDDTRVSQLIELVNKESFGQIFITDTHRERTESVVKKINEESIIFEI
- a CDS encoding site-specific recombinase, producing the protein MKFFNSSTNFESVLKKYFSFKNETLSLEPFAEFLESIKKADFTDVLNFLRSNPNFAENFKHYIHNIFKGRPFNLSLTEANILSENAFFPELKKRILNKVLPPVENEKTIWYMIDNVSMRPKKDLKYLHNLPENEINEFLNILGASDFIIRPNVKKELIFSMNILSWRVTGMAMEVEVVRMAPQYRNLDNPFLALQNELETLADDLVKDPDVQLHSKDSRYKQIKIYTEQCLEFVNIAFKNSAKYGISGKINQSLLKIRQQTERIFDIVQLLVIDNDEDVLVKSKQLVFNILNYKSHKNNIADLINDSTRLISHLITNHTAEAGTHYITSTRKEYMTMFYKASGGGIIVGALCVLKMLYGYIPGSDFSHAFLYSMNYAMGFVMIYLMGFTLATKQPAMTAATMTKVLSEEGNGQRNNTEFAHLVSKLFRSQFIAFVGNVLLAFPIALAIIYGLDVFFSQNLAVERSDKLLKDLDPFKSKAILHASIAGFYLFISGIISGNIGNNSVFYQIPERIAKNLSIRNFFGKKFAKGLSKYYAKNWPGIVSNFWFGVFLGATAPVGMFFGLDLDIRHITFAAGNFALGLYGKDFSVDSYTFWISFVTVFLIGFFNFLISFSLSMFLAFRSRKMNFGQVSEIYKEIFRYFIKHPLKFFIPLSSGLDKKADDLMSSRMSNKSEEH
- a CDS encoding ABC transporter substrate-binding protein, which encodes MNASMAGYISELGAENLIIGVSSPEYMYSDKIQNLLKEGKIENVGSDQKYDVEKIISMKPDAIFTNYIASFENTYQLLKNNGIQVVFLDEYMEQKPMEKTAYIKLFGEFLGKEKESEAKYQEVEKNYNDLKKLASTAKDRPVVLANEMYGDVWYLPGGNTSVAHYISDANANYIMKDNKDEKALTMSFEEVYAKAGGVQYWVNAGSHTSKKEMLGMNPFYGKLDVFNKGKIYTIAGREKLKANDFFESGVVRADLILKDYIKIFHPELLPEYQLTYMKELQ
- a CDS encoding bacteriocin-like protein; this translates as MKKVLTSKKLSRKNMKAIQGAGQMVCCLVSCGDPGQCIFWEQLPAECPEFPYCM
- the mtgA gene encoding monofunctional biosynthetic peptidoglycan transglycosylase, with product MWKKIKQLIFIILVLNVVFIIWGRFFNPPITITQIGGLFEYGKLHRDYISYDEMGNNVKKAVIASEDQKFFDHDGFDYTAIEKAMKYNEKGKKVRGGSTISQQTAKNVFLWQGRSWVRKGLEAVYTFIIEKVWGKDVILERYLNSIEMGQGVFGVEAAAQYYFGKSSKELSASDAAWIAAVLPNPKKYDPKNPSPYLRKKHNWIMRQMRNVSLK